The Zootoca vivipara chromosome 16, rZooViv1.1, whole genome shotgun sequence genome has a segment encoding these proteins:
- the TNFSF14 gene encoding LOW QUALITY PROTEIN: tumor necrosis factor ligand superfamily member 14 (The sequence of the model RefSeq protein was modified relative to this genomic sequence to represent the inferred CDS: inserted 2 bases in 1 codon; substituted 1 base at 1 genomic stop codon) → MWALHSLMYITRATEKQQAYLLGNTSPSXATTILLPIYXETRVMEDRVGCPSVFVVDVPQRDAPFVPPVQKTQKKRSYGQLLLGILVLLALAGLAIEAYFLLCFRKELDKATSKGHADATFEKSVQGHKPTIEKPAAHLTLGSSVTVAPNGSLQWEPMNGLAFLQDMNYSGGSLICSKPGHYYIYSKLYLGHSSCPDMQQNSQFVAHTVYKRTSQYPDDMVLLTNSIPYCNWKNSKDWRHNSFLAGMVQLEEKDEIFIKVSQRQLLWVKDDSRSYFGAFMI, encoded by the exons ATGTGGGCGTTGCACTCTCTCATGTACATAACTCGGGCCACAGAGAAGCAACAAGCCTATCTGCTCGGCAACACATCCCCCTC TGCCACAACCATCCTGCTGCCAATCTATTGAGAGACAAGAGTTATGGAAGACAGAGTAGGCTGCCCCTCTGTTTTTGTCGTGGACGTGCCACAGAGGGATGCCCCCTTTGTGCCACCCGTGCAGAAGACCCAGAAGAAACGGTCGTATGGCCAGCTGCTGCTGGGAATCCTGGTGCTGCTGGCATTGGCTGGTCTAGCCATAGAAGCTtatttcctcctctgcttccgCAAGGAACTGGACAAAGCCACATCAAAG ggacatGCCGATGCAACATTTGAGAAATCTGTACAAG GTCACAAACCTACCATTGAAAAGCCAGCTGCTCATCTGACACTAG GTTCCTCTGTCACTGTGGCTCCGAACGGATCTCTGCAGTGGGAACCCATGAATGGCTTGGCCTTCCTACAGGACATGAACTACAGTGGGGGTTCCCTGATTTGCAGCAAGCCTGGACACTATTACATCTATTCCAAGCTCTACTTGGGGCATTCAAGCTGCCCAGACATGCAGCAGAACAGCCAGTTTGTCGCTCACACCGTTTACAAGAGGACCTCTCAGTATCCTGATGACATGGTGCTGTTAACCAACAGCATTCCTTACTGCAACTGGAAGAACAGCAAAGATTGGAGGCATAATAGCTTCCTCGCTGGAATGGTGCAGCTGGAGGAGAAGGATGAGATATTCATCAAGGTGTCTCAGCGGCAGCTGCTGTGGGTCAAGGATGATTCAAGATCATATTTTGGAGCCTTCATGATCTGA